One Scomber scombrus chromosome 1, fScoSco1.1, whole genome shotgun sequence DNA segment encodes these proteins:
- the madd gene encoding MAP kinase-activating death domain protein isoform X2: MEKKKMCPRLLDYLVVVGARQPSSDSVAQTPQLLRRYPLEDHHDFPLPPDVVFFCQPEGCLSIRQRRVSLRDDSSFVFTLTDKDSGTTRYGICVNFYRSFQRGHHRSRGDKSSHTETAAQGAETTSEGHDGSGGAPASTLSPPNNVESAAPPPASGEENGQQGAEQNAGKSPQHRRSAAKMANRNRNSTLTSLCILSHYPFFSTFRECLYILKRLVDCCSQRLTQRAGLPRATQRDTMWRVFTGALSVEEKGSQLLADLREIESWVYRLLRSPVPVAGQRRVDVEMLPHELKRPLTFALPDNSRFSMVDFPLHLPLELLGVDACLQVLSCILLEHKVILQSRDYNALSMSVMAFVAMIYPLEYMFPVIPLLPTCMASAEQLLLAPTPYIIGVPASFFLYKADFKMPDDLWLVDLDSSKVIAPTNAEILPPLPEPEAGELKKHLKQALASMSLNTQPILNLEKFQEGQEIPLLPPGRDKASPSSTEFNPLIYGNDVDSVDVATRVAMVRFFNSPNVLQGFQMHTRTLRLFPRPVVAFQASSFLASRPRRSCFADKLSHTQAVEFYGEWALNPTNLAFQRIHNNVFDPSLIGDKPKWYAHQLQPVVYRVYDGSSQLVEAMAGPLEDEGNDSDPTDSGSDSEAYDDSSSSYSSLGDLVSEMIQGDIQGDTPSLEPHTHAALGDASEVEFQDFQDLREGHGSDGPPSGEGAAEPSDGQPLRSSSSTTASSSPSTIIQGVNHEQGEAPEIEAIAGAAIQNPVPVLGSQPFLRATADAGLVDPANKKQEYDNPYFEPQYGFPSEDDPDAEEQVESYTPRFNQNLNGNKAQRPLRPSSLRLPGESDGEGDSRNSSPNSTISNSSNDGFGGLMSFASNLYKNHGTSFSLSNLALPNKAAREKSTPFPSLKGARAPRALVDQKSSVIKHSPTVKRESPSPQGRVNNTSENQQFLKEVVQSVLDGQGVGWLNMKKVRRLLENEQLRVFVLSKLNRAVQSEEDARQEIIRDVEVSRKVYKGMLDILKCTVSSLEHSYTNAGLGGMASVFSLLEIARTHYQTKDPEKRKRSPTDSAGSPGSKESPSGRMETARPQGLLNVPHLQLPHHATGRGTRHFDTRSLNEENFIASIGSEGAKQQRPQVTDAEEKKSQISADSGLSVTSGSQKSDTESVTSSEPPILTRSTSQDSEASTVISNSSGETLGADSDLSSTAGDGLGRTAAHLNQSRGTLSDSEIETNPATSAVFGKTHTLKPGAKDHLPPMAKGPPPQPMEDISMRIYLCEGLLGKERSTLWDQVQFWEDAYLDAVMLEREGMGMDQGPQEMIERYLSLGDHDRKRLEDDEDRLLATLLHNMVAYMLMMKVGKNDIRKKVRRLMGKSHIGLTYSQEINELLDKLAQMNGRELSIRPSGSRHIKKQTFVVHAGTDTTGDIFFMEVCDDCIVLRSNIGTVYERWWYEKLINMTYCPKTKVLCLWRRNGQETQLNKFYTKKCRELYYCVKDSMERAAARQQSIKPGPELGGEFPVQDMKTGEGGLLQVTLEGINLKFMHSQVFIELSHIKKCNTVKGVFVLEEFVPETKEVVIHKYKTPMAHQICYSVLCLFSYVAAVKGKEAEGKPKILSPRPLPS, translated from the exons atggagaaaaagaaaatgtgcccTCGCCTTCTCGACTACCTGGTGGTAGTCGGAGCAAG GCAACCAAGTAGTGATAGTGTGGCTCAGACCCCACAGCTCCTCCGCCGCTACCCGCTGGAAGACCACCACGACTTCCCACTCCCACCAGACGTGGTGTTCTTCTGCCAACCAGAGGGCTGCCTGAGTATACGCCAGCGTAGGGTTAGCCTCCGCGACGACTCCTCATTTGTTTTCACTCTGACCGACAAGGACTCAGGAACCACTCGCTACGGAATCTGCGTCAACTTCTACCGCTCTTTCCAGCGAGGGCATCACCGTTCCCGTGGCGACAAGAGCAGTCACACAGAGACAGCAGCACAAGGTGCAGAGACCACAAGTGAGGGGCACGACGGCAGCGGCGGAGCCCCAGCCTCCACATTATCTCCACCTAACAATGTTGAGTCAGCTGCGCCTCCACCCGCTTCTGGAGAAGAGAACGGCCAACAAGGCGCCGAGCAAAATGCCGGAAAATCCCCACAGCACAGACGGAGCGCTGCTAAGATGGCAAACAGGAACCGCAACAGCACGCTGACATCGCTGTGCATACTCAGCCACTACCCCTTCTTCTCCACCTTCAGGGAATGCTTATATATTCTCAAAAGGCTGGTGGACTGCTGCAGCCAGAGGCTAACGCAACGTGCTGGGCTCCCCCGCGCCACCCAAAG GGACACGATGTGGCGGGTGTTTACTGGGGCGCTCTCTGTGGAGGAGAAAGGCAGCCAGCTGCTGGCAGACCTGCGGGAGATCGAATCCTGGGTGTACCGGCTGCTGCGCTCACCTGTGCCAGTGGCAGGTCAGAGGCGTGTGGATGTGGAAATGCTGCCCCACGAACTCAAACGGCCCCTCACCTTTGCACTGCCTGACAACTCCCGCTTCTCCATGGTCGACTTCCCCCTGCACCTGCCCCTGGAGCTACTGGGCGTGGACGCTTGTCTTCAGGTTCTCAGCTGCATCCTGCTAGAGCACAAG gTTATTCTTCAATCCAGGGATTACAATGCTTTGTCTATGAGTGTAATGGCCTTTGTAGCCATGATCTACCCTCTGGAGTATATGTTCCCCGTCATCCCCCTACTGCCAACATGCATGGCCTCTGCCGAGCAG CTCCTTCTTGCCCCCACTCCCTACATTATAGGTGTGCCAGCGAGCTTCTTCCTCTACAAAGCTGACTTCAAAATGCCAGATGATCTGTGGCTCGTGGACCTTGACAGCAGCAAG GTTATAGCACCAACCAATGCAGAGATTCTACCACCTCTTCCAGAGCCTGAAGCCGGCGAGCTTAAGAAACATTTGAAGCAG GCCTTGGCCAGCATGAGTTTGAACACCCAGCCCATCCTGAACCTGGAGAAATTCCAGGAAGGTCAGGAGATCCCGCTGCTCCCACCTGGGCGAGATAAAGCTTCACCATCCTCCACTGAGTTCAACCCCCTGATTTATGGCAACGATGTTGATTCTGTGGATGTCGCCACAAG GGTCGCCATGGTACGGTTCTTCAACTCCCCAAATGTTCTCCAGGGGTTCCAGATGCACACTCGCACCTTGCGTCTCTTCCCCCGTCCTGTGGTGGCTTTTCAGGCGTCGTCTTTTCTCGCATCCCGGCCACGGCGTTCTTGCTTTGCGGATAAACTGTCTCACACCCAGGCAGTGGAGTTTTATGGAGAGTGGGCTCTCAATCCCACCAACCTCGCCTTTCAGAGGATACATAACA ATGTGTTTGACCCCTCCTTAATCGGCGACAAACCCAAGTGGTATGCTCACCAACTACAGCCGGTGGTCTACCGGGTGTATGATGGAAGCTCCCAGCTGGTTGAAGCTATGGCTGGTCCTTTGGAGGATGAGGGCAACGACTCTGACCccacagacag TGGTAGTGACAGCGAGGCGTACGATGATTCGAGCTCCTCCTACTCTTCACTTGGAGACCTTGTGAGTGAGATGATCCAAGGAGACATCCAGGGAGACACACCGA GCTTAGAACCACATACCCATGCTGCACTGGGAGATGCAAGCGAGGTTGAGTTTCAAGATTTCCAGGACCTCCGGGAAGGCCACGGCTCAGACGGTCCACCCAGTGGCGAAGGAGCTGCAGAACCTTCTGATGGACAACCTCTTCGCTCAAGCTCCAGCACAACTGCAAGCTCAAGTCCCAGCACAATCATCCAGGGAGTCAACCAT gagcAAGGGGAGGCACCTGAAATTGAGGCAATAGCAGGTGCTGCCATACAGAACCCTGTCCCAGTACTGGGCAGCCAGCCATTCCTCAGAGCCACAGCTGATGCTGGCCTGGTGGACCCAgccaacaaaaaacaagagtATGATAACCCATACTTTGAGCCTCAGTATGGCTTCCCCTCTGAGGATGACCCTGATGCAGAAGAGCAAGTGGAGTCATACACCCCTCGATTCAACCAGAACCTCAATGGCAACAA GGCGCAGCGTCCTTTACGTCCCAGTAGTCTGAGGCTCCCTGGGGAGTCTGACGGGGAAGGAGATTCCCGCAACAGCTCGCCAAACTCCACTATTTCCAACAGCAGCAATGATGGATTTGGAGGACTCATGTCTTTTGCTA GCAATCTTTACAAGAACCACGGCACCAGTTTTAGTCTGTCCAACCTCGCTCTTCCCAACAAAGCAGCGAGGGAGAAATCAACACCTTTCCCAAGTCTAAAAG GCGCACGTGCACCCCGAGCTCTTGTGGATCAGAAGTCATCTGTAATCAAGCACAGTCCAACAGTGAAGAGAGAGTCTCCCTCTCCTCAGGGTCGCGTCAACAACACAAG TGAGAACCAGCAGTTCTTGAAGGAAGTGGTGCAGAGTGTCCTGGACGGACAGGGAGTCGGCTGGCTCAACATGAAAAAAGTGCGCCGCCTGCTGGAGAACGAGCAGCTCCGTGTCTTTGTGCTCAGTAAGCTGAACAGAGCCGTGCAGTCAGAGGAAGACGCCAGACAGGAGATCATACGTGATGTG GAGGTGAGCAGAAAGGTGTACAAAGGCATGCTGGACATCTTGAAGTGCACAGTGTCCAGTCTGGAGCACTCCTACACTAACGCAGGCCTCGGAGGAATGGCTAGTGTTTTCAGCTTATTGGAAATAGCCCGCACACATTATCAAACCAAAG ACCCAGAAAAACGCAAGCGAAGCCCCACAGACAGTGCTGGAAGCCCAGGAAGTAAAGAGAGTCCTTCTGGTCGTATGGAGACTGCCAGACCTCAGGGCCTTCTGAATGTTCCTCACCTGCAGCTGCCGCACCATGCAACTGGCAGAGGAACCCGCCATTTTGATACCCGGAGTCTGAACGAGGAGAACTTTATTGCCTCGATTG gGTCTGAAGGAGCAAAGCAGCAGCGCCCCCAGGTGACTGatgcagaggagaagaaatCTCAGATTAGTGCTGATAGTGGCCTCAGTGTCACATCTGGATCTCAG AAGAGCGACACAGAGTCTGTAACAAGCTCAGAGCCACCGATCCTGACGAGAAGCACCAGCCAGGATTCAGAGGCGAGCACAGTG aTAAGCAATAGCTCTGGAGAGACTCTGGGAGCTGACAGTGACCTGAGCAGCACAGCAGGAGACGGCCTTGGGAGAACTGCTGCTCATTTAAATCAGTCCAGAGGGACGCTTTCTGACAGTGAGATTGAAACCAACCCGGCCACCAGTGCAGTGTTT GGTAAGACCCACACACTGAAACCTGGTGCAAAAGATCATTTACCTCCTATGGCAAAGGGACCGCCTCCTCAACCCATGGAGGACATCAGTATGAGGATCTACCTTTGTGAAGGCCTGCTGG GTAAGGAGCGATCCACACTGTGGGACCAAGTGCAGTTCTGGGAGGACGCCTATTTAGACGCGGTCATGTTGGAGCGAGAGGGGATGGGGATGGACCAGGGACCTCAGGAGATGATCGAAAG ATATCTGTCACTGGGTGATCATGACCGCAAGCGTCTGGAAGACGATGAGGACAGACTTCTGGCTACCCTGCTGCACAATATGGTAGCATACATGCTAATGATGAAA gtgggcAAAAATGACATCCGGAAGAAAGTTAGGCGTTTGATGGGGAAGTCCCACATCGGCCTCACATACAGCCAAGAGATCAATGAGTTGCTGGACAAACTGGCCCAAATG AACGGCCGTGAGCTGTCCATCAGGCCCAGCGGGAGCCGTCACATCAAGAAGCAAACATTTGTTGTTCATGCTGGCACTGACACCACCGGAGACATCTTTTTCATGGAG GTGTGCGATGACTGCATAGTCCTGCGCAGCAACATCGGCACAGTATACGAGCGCTGGTGGTACGAGAAGCTCATCAACATGACTTACTGCCCCAAGACCAAGGTGCTGTGTCTCTGGAGACGCAACGGCCAAGAGACACAACTCAACAAGTTTTACACCAAAAAG TGTCGTGAACTCTACTACTGTGTTAAAGACAGTATGGAACGAGCTGCAGCGAGACAGCAAAGCATCAAACCAG GTCCTGAGCTGGGCGGAGAGTTCCCGGTCCAGGACATGAAAACTGGTGAAGGGGGACTGCTGCAGGTCACGCTGGAAGGAATCAACCTGAAATTCATGCACAGCCAG